DNA from Candidatus Binatia bacterium:
GCCGGCATCCTCGCCGACATGCGGCTCGACGAGGCCAGCGTCGCCGCGGGCCTCCTGCACGACACGCTCGAGGACACCCTCACCACGCTGCCCGAGCTCCGGCGTCTCTTCGGTGACGAGGTGGCGGTGCTCGTCGAGGGGCTCACGAAGATCGCGAAGATCGAGTTCACCTCGGCGCGGGAGCGCCAGGCCGAGAACTTCCGCAAGATGCTGATCGCGATGAGCAAGGACATCCGGATCCTGCTCATCAAGCTCGCCGACCGGCTCCACAACATGCGCACGCTCGAGCACGTGGACGAGGACGCGCGGCGCCGGATCGCCCAGGAGACGCTCGACATCTACGCGCCGCTGGCGCACCGGCTCGGGGTCGACTGGATGCGCCGCGAGCTCGTGGACCTGGCCTTCCGCACGCTCAAGCCCGCAGCCGCTCACGAGCTCG
Protein-coding regions in this window:
- a CDS encoding HD domain-containing protein; amino-acid sequence: AGILADMRLDEASVAAGLLHDTLEDTLTTLPELRRLFGDEVAVLVEGLTKIAKIEFTSARERQAENFRKMLIAMSKDIRILLIKLADRLHNMRTLEHVDEDARRRIAQETLDIYAPLAHRLGVDWMRRELVDLAFRTLKPAAAHELEAQIQSGRQERSRFVEEVSGVLSAKLAEAGLHAEVTGREKELASIHAKMEAQRVGIDQIHDV